A genomic segment from Luteolibacter ambystomatis encodes:
- a CDS encoding DNA/RNA non-specific endonuclease, giving the protein MKRSSHLKRSLGLLATLALAPSGAQATISTALQMQLGNPSGATADSSNHSHYLLQRTVDAIDYSDTYGQSTWVSWDLTGPDIGTAGRSSSFYQDTALPTTFYRLVTGDYTNSGYDRGHMCPSYDRTDTSANNLLVFYMSNIIPQTPDNNQGVWQSFEAYCQSQAQSGNELLITSGPSLFTGSRIQPSGKASIPGYTWKIAVIVPPGSGTALSRITTATRVIALKIPNIAGVRNDPWTNYVTSVNQLQADTGYTFFTALPASVASVLRAKVDGAVTTSISSFTPSSGPVGTSVTISGAGFTSASAVSFNGTAASFTVNSSSQITTTVPSGATSGTISVTAPGGVATSASSFTVTSGGGGSGGVRISQVYGGGGNSGATYKNDFIELYNGGSTAVNLATYAVQYASSTGSSWAATNLSGTLQPGHYYLIQEAAGTGGTTNLPTPQATGSISMSASAGKVALTNTQTLLTTSNPVGSSAVVDFVGYGTANAYEGSGAAPTPSATTSDLRAGAGATDTNDNAADFTAGSVTPRNN; this is encoded by the coding sequence ATGAAGCGTTCATCCCATTTGAAGCGATCCCTCGGCCTGCTGGCCACTCTCGCGCTCGCGCCCTCCGGCGCGCAGGCGACGATCAGCACGGCCCTGCAGATGCAACTCGGCAATCCCTCCGGCGCCACGGCGGATTCCAGCAACCACAGCCACTACCTGCTCCAGCGCACGGTGGATGCCATCGACTACAGCGACACCTACGGCCAGTCGACGTGGGTGAGCTGGGACCTGACCGGGCCTGACATCGGCACCGCCGGCCGTTCCAGCTCCTTCTACCAGGACACCGCGCTGCCGACAACCTTCTACCGTCTGGTCACCGGCGACTACACGAACTCCGGCTACGACCGCGGCCACATGTGCCCGTCCTACGACCGCACGGACACCAGCGCGAACAACCTGCTGGTGTTCTACATGTCGAACATCATCCCTCAGACCCCGGACAACAACCAGGGCGTGTGGCAGAGCTTCGAGGCCTATTGCCAGAGCCAGGCGCAGTCCGGCAACGAGCTGCTGATCACCTCCGGTCCCAGCCTTTTCACCGGCTCCCGCATCCAGCCGAGCGGCAAGGCCTCCATCCCCGGCTATACGTGGAAGATCGCGGTGATCGTCCCGCCGGGCAGCGGCACCGCGCTGAGCCGCATCACCACGGCCACCCGCGTGATCGCACTGAAGATCCCGAACATCGCCGGCGTCCGCAATGATCCGTGGACGAACTATGTCACGTCCGTCAACCAGCTCCAGGCGGATACCGGCTACACCTTCTTCACCGCGCTGCCTGCCAGCGTGGCCTCCGTGCTGCGCGCGAAGGTGGATGGCGCGGTCACCACTTCCATCTCCAGCTTCACTCCGTCCAGTGGTCCGGTGGGCACCAGCGTCACCATCAGCGGTGCGGGCTTCACTTCCGCCTCGGCGGTTTCATTCAATGGCACCGCGGCCTCGTTCACGGTGAACTCGTCCTCGCAGATCACCACCACCGTGCCGTCCGGCGCGACCAGCGGCACGATCAGCGTGACCGCTCCCGGCGGTGTGGCGACCAGCGCCTCCAGCTTCACCGTGACCAGCGGTGGCGGTGGCAGCGGCGGCGTCCGCATCAGCCAGGTGTACGGTGGTGGTGGCAACAGCGGCGCGACCTACAAGAACGACTTCATCGAGCTCTACAACGGCGGCTCGACCGCGGTGAACCTCGCCACCTACGCGGTGCAGTACGCCAGCTCCACGGGCAGCTCATGGGCCGCCACCAACCTGAGCGGCACCCTCCAGCCGGGCCACTACTACCTGATCCAGGAAGCCGCAGGCACGGGGGGCACCACCAACCTGCCGACGCCGCAGGCCACCGGTTCCATCAGCATGTCCGCCTCCGCCGGGAAGGTCGCCCTGACCAACACCCAGACGCTCCTCACCACGAGCAATCCGGTGGGTTCGTCCGCAGTGGTGGACTTCGTGGGCTACGGCACCGCGAATGCCTATGAAGGTTCCGGTGCGGCTCCCACTCCGAGCGCCACCACATCCGACCTGCGCGCGGGTGCCGGTGCCACGGATACCAATGACAATGCCGCCGACTTCACAGCCGGCAGCGTGACTCCCCGCAACAACTGA
- the polA gene encoding DNA polymerase I: MPRLFLLDGMALVYRAHFAFIQNPIRNSKGVNTSALYGFINTLLTILEKEKPTHLGVAFDTSAPTARHIRFPAYKAQRDEMPEELAAAIPQVKRLCAAFHIPVLELDGYEADDIIGTLALRAEPEGYETYMVTPDKDFAQLLSPTTFMWKPGKKGSEREVIDLAKLPEIWGVNQPAQIIDLLGLMGDTVDNIPGVPGIGPKTAQKLIADFHTVEDLLKNTAKLKGKQKENLEAYADQALLSKELATIDRTVPIEVTWESLELSSRDDEAVKALFTEFEFRTLTKRLFGEGGAKTETVAVEVTEAVAEPTLFETFKTIREVDHTYHLADTPEKQAELFAALKGLDSFCFDIETTALDRFEAKLLGVAFSWKAHEGWYLPYADSLHAPLKEVLTSSAEKIGHNLKYDLSVLLHHGIRVEGPFFDTMLVDSLVAPERRHGMDYLSETLLGYTPVKLKDIATALPAAPADDGAGDLFAFAAEKKVSKELDMTAIPLAVLAEYAAEDADVTFQLAQHLRPLLAASGQEAVYRDIEGKLLPVLVAMEMEGIAVNPNALGTIGAELQTRIDELAVSIRNHAGGDFNLGSPKQLGEVLFDRLGLVDKAKKTKTGQYKTDEATLLTLEGKHPIIADILAWREATKLKSTYLDALPKYIVAETGRIHTTFHQLVAATGRLASTDPNLQNIPIRSEAGRSIRKAFVPREGFTLLSCDYSQIELRVMAGLSGDTSMSDAFRRNLDIHTATAAKVFGVEEGHVTREMRSTAKMVNFGIIYGISAFGLSQRLSIPRAEAASIIDAYFREYPAIREFMDRTVTEARETCQVETLTGRRRSLPDLASGNQSIRGNAERAAINTPIQGTSADMIKLAMIRIDAMLREGSYKTRMLLQVHDELVFDLALDEKDELVPKILDAMRHALPLPGDVPVEVEAGTGDNWLAAH, from the coding sequence ATGCCCCGTCTTTTCCTGCTCGATGGCATGGCGCTCGTCTACCGGGCCCATTTCGCCTTCATCCAGAATCCCATCCGCAACTCGAAGGGGGTCAACACGTCCGCGCTCTATGGGTTCATCAACACCCTGCTGACGATTCTGGAAAAGGAAAAGCCGACCCACCTCGGCGTGGCCTTCGATACTTCCGCGCCCACCGCCCGCCACATCCGCTTTCCCGCCTACAAGGCGCAGCGCGATGAGATGCCGGAGGAACTGGCTGCTGCGATCCCGCAGGTGAAGCGCCTGTGCGCGGCCTTTCACATCCCGGTGCTGGAGCTCGATGGCTATGAGGCGGACGACATCATCGGCACGTTGGCCTTGCGCGCGGAGCCGGAGGGCTACGAGACCTACATGGTCACTCCGGACAAGGATTTCGCCCAGCTTCTCAGCCCTACCACCTTCATGTGGAAGCCAGGCAAGAAGGGCTCCGAGCGCGAGGTCATCGACCTGGCGAAGCTGCCGGAAATATGGGGCGTGAACCAGCCCGCGCAGATCATCGACCTGCTCGGGCTGATGGGCGACACGGTGGACAACATCCCCGGCGTGCCTGGCATCGGCCCGAAGACCGCTCAGAAGCTCATCGCCGATTTCCACACGGTGGAGGATCTGCTGAAGAATACCGCGAAGCTGAAGGGCAAGCAGAAGGAGAACCTGGAGGCGTATGCGGACCAGGCGCTGCTTTCCAAGGAGCTCGCGACCATCGACCGCACGGTGCCGATCGAGGTGACGTGGGAGTCGCTGGAGCTTTCCTCGCGTGACGATGAGGCGGTGAAGGCCTTGTTCACGGAGTTCGAGTTCCGGACGCTGACGAAGCGTTTGTTCGGTGAAGGCGGAGCGAAGACCGAGACTGTGGCGGTGGAGGTCACGGAAGCGGTGGCCGAGCCGACCTTGTTCGAAACGTTCAAGACGATCCGCGAGGTCGATCACACGTATCATCTCGCCGATACGCCGGAGAAGCAGGCGGAGTTGTTCGCCGCGCTGAAGGGGCTGGACTCGTTCTGTTTCGATATCGAGACGACGGCTCTTGATCGTTTCGAGGCGAAGTTGCTCGGCGTGGCGTTCTCATGGAAAGCGCACGAGGGCTGGTACCTGCCGTATGCCGATTCCCTGCATGCGCCGCTGAAGGAAGTGCTGACCTCCTCCGCGGAGAAGATCGGGCACAACCTGAAGTACGATCTCTCCGTGCTGCTGCATCACGGCATCCGCGTGGAAGGTCCGTTCTTCGATACGATGCTGGTGGATTCGCTGGTGGCTCCGGAACGCCGCCATGGCATGGATTACCTTTCGGAAACGCTGCTCGGTTACACGCCGGTGAAGTTGAAGGATATCGCCACCGCGCTGCCCGCGGCACCGGCGGATGACGGGGCGGGGGACTTGTTCGCTTTCGCGGCAGAGAAGAAGGTGTCCAAGGAGCTCGACATGACTGCGATCCCGCTCGCGGTGCTGGCGGAATACGCTGCCGAGGATGCCGATGTGACTTTCCAACTCGCGCAGCATCTGCGTCCGCTGCTCGCCGCGTCCGGCCAGGAAGCGGTGTATCGCGATATCGAGGGCAAGCTTCTGCCGGTGCTGGTGGCGATGGAGATGGAGGGCATCGCAGTGAATCCGAACGCTCTGGGCACGATCGGTGCGGAACTCCAGACCCGCATCGACGAGCTTGCCGTTTCGATCCGCAATCATGCGGGCGGCGATTTCAATCTCGGCTCGCCGAAGCAACTCGGCGAGGTGCTCTTCGACCGGCTCGGCTTGGTGGACAAGGCGAAGAAAACCAAGACCGGCCAATACAAGACCGATGAAGCGACGTTGCTGACCTTGGAAGGCAAGCACCCGATCATCGCGGACATCCTCGCGTGGCGCGAGGCGACCAAGCTGAAGTCCACCTACCTTGACGCGCTGCCGAAGTACATCGTCGCGGAAACCGGTCGCATCCACACCACCTTCCACCAGCTCGTGGCGGCGACGGGGCGCCTTGCCTCCACCGATCCGAACCTCCAGAACATCCCGATCCGTTCGGAAGCGGGCCGCAGCATCCGCAAGGCTTTTGTTCCGCGTGAAGGCTTCACCTTGTTGTCGTGCGACTACTCGCAGATCGAGCTGCGGGTGATGGCGGGCCTTTCCGGCGATACCTCGATGTCGGATGCGTTCCGCCGCAACCTGGACATCCACACCGCCACCGCTGCGAAGGTGTTTGGAGTTGAGGAAGGCCACGTCACCCGTGAGATGCGCAGCACCGCGAAGATGGTGAACTTCGGCATCATCTACGGTATCTCCGCCTTCGGCCTGAGCCAGCGGCTTTCGATTCCACGGGCCGAGGCCGCCTCGATTATCGATGCTTATTTCCGCGAGTATCCGGCGATCCGGGAGTTCATGGACCGCACGGTCACGGAAGCGCGCGAAACCTGCCAGGTGGAGACGCTCACCGGCCGCCGCCGTTCGCTGCCGGACCTCGCTTCCGGCAACCAGAGCATCCGCGGCAATGCCGAGCGCGCCGCGATCAACACGCCGATCCAGGGTACGTCCGCGGACATGATCAAGCTCGCGATGATCCGCATCGACGCCATGCTACGGGAAGGATCGTACAAAACGCGGATGCTGCTCCAGGTGCATGACGAACTGGTGTTCGACCTCGCTCTGGACGAGAAGGACGAACTGGTTCCGAAGATCCTTGACGCCATGCGCCACGCCCTGCCGCTGCCGGGTGACGTGCCGGTGGAGGTGGAAGCGGGCACCGGAGACAACTGGCTCGCGGCGCATTGA
- a CDS encoding DUF3108 domain-containing protein, which produces MRFLPAAAAWGLTFASSIAAPAWQAELTPLTTAAHPRLSACKLDYRVSWKGLIDAGAIHMEFGNPANAKGGSYVATSTGRSMGPASALYDFKSWYWSEMEPGSLRPRVFHTVEDVEKRRVTYHLDYSTKGVSWQRTTRIVATGFQYDNKGAFSFTPVHDIFSSMLFVRGRKLDNGDNLAFVIQPGDNPYLVRAHVDNREDHDGRAAIRLTVRMHKIDATSLELLPYKKLKEASLWLSDDADRIPLEIRAGVFIGDVRVTLAGQAKY; this is translated from the coding sequence ATGCGTTTCCTGCCCGCCGCGGCCGCCTGGGGCCTGACGTTTGCTTCCTCCATCGCCGCACCCGCCTGGCAGGCGGAGCTGACCCCTCTCACCACCGCCGCCCATCCGCGCCTCTCCGCGTGCAAGCTGGACTACCGTGTGAGCTGGAAGGGCCTCATCGACGCCGGGGCCATCCACATGGAATTCGGCAACCCGGCCAACGCCAAGGGCGGCTCCTACGTCGCCACCTCCACCGGCAGGAGCATGGGCCCCGCCTCCGCCCTCTACGATTTCAAAAGCTGGTATTGGTCGGAAATGGAACCCGGTTCGCTCCGCCCGAGGGTCTTCCACACCGTCGAGGACGTGGAGAAACGCCGCGTCACCTACCATCTCGACTACTCCACGAAGGGCGTCTCCTGGCAGCGTACCACCCGGATCGTCGCCACCGGCTTCCAATACGACAACAAGGGGGCCTTCTCCTTCACCCCCGTCCACGACATCTTCTCCTCCATGCTGTTCGTGCGCGGGCGCAAGCTGGACAACGGCGACAACCTCGCCTTCGTGATCCAGCCCGGGGACAATCCCTATCTTGTTCGTGCCCATGTGGACAACCGCGAGGACCACGACGGCCGCGCCGCCATCCGCCTGACCGTGAGGATGCACAAGATCGACGCCACAAGCCTCGAACTCCTTCCTTACAAGAAGCTCAAGGAAGCCTCACTCTGGCTCAGTGACGACGCCGACCGCATCCCGCTCGAAATCCGCGCCGGCGTGTTCATCGGGGACGTGCGCGTGACGCTGGCGGGACAGGCGAAATACTAG
- a CDS encoding M20 family metallo-hydrolase, protein MSELADHTLRLTLDRIKELGAISEEKGRLTRTLLSSANKAAAGRLLEWMRELNMQVSHNAMGTVRGVLPGTQPRALPLLIGSHFDTAVGAGKYDGVLGILVGLAALERLAAEGIALPVPVHLLGFADQEGVRFHTSYLGSRWVCGDFDEATYALRDDTGITLSTYLALAGWTEDSSDIEYPPGGARGYLEVHIEQGRILEQAGQPAGVVTAICGQSRVVVSVLGKAEHAATTPMDLRHDALTGAAECLLAIEKTGRDHPPLLASVGKIQVEPGTSGSIPGVARFTLDLRHPEDAVRAEFLEKLRARCSAIVTQRGLKLEWRVVLDHDGVSCDVELGRRLTGALTAAIGSAPHLASGAGHDGVVMSRVAPVSMLFVRCRDGLSHHPDEFVKDQDVAAAIEVVFRFLKSFLVGG, encoded by the coding sequence ATGAGCGAACTCGCGGACCATACCCTGCGCCTGACCTTGGATCGGATCAAGGAACTGGGTGCCATCAGCGAGGAGAAAGGGCGGCTCACCCGCACGCTGCTTTCCTCCGCGAACAAGGCGGCCGCCGGGCGGCTGTTGGAGTGGATGCGGGAGCTGAACATGCAGGTGTCCCACAATGCGATGGGCACGGTGCGCGGGGTGCTGCCCGGCACACAACCGCGCGCACTGCCGCTGTTGATCGGATCGCACTTTGATACGGCGGTGGGTGCAGGCAAGTACGATGGCGTGCTGGGGATTCTTGTCGGGTTGGCCGCTTTGGAACGGTTGGCGGCGGAAGGCATCGCGCTGCCGGTGCCGGTGCATTTGCTTGGATTTGCCGATCAGGAGGGCGTGCGTTTTCATACGAGCTATCTCGGCAGCCGCTGGGTGTGCGGGGACTTCGACGAAGCGACGTACGCGCTGCGGGACGATACCGGCATCACGCTCTCCACCTACCTCGCGCTGGCGGGATGGACGGAGGATTCCTCGGACATCGAGTATCCGCCGGGAGGCGCGAGAGGTTACCTGGAGGTGCATATCGAACAGGGGCGCATCCTGGAGCAAGCCGGGCAACCTGCCGGAGTGGTCACCGCGATCTGCGGCCAGAGCCGGGTGGTGGTGTCCGTGCTGGGCAAGGCCGAGCACGCGGCGACCACGCCGATGGACCTGCGGCACGACGCTCTGACAGGAGCCGCCGAATGCCTGCTGGCGATCGAGAAAACGGGCCGCGATCATCCGCCACTGCTGGCCAGCGTGGGGAAGATCCAGGTGGAGCCGGGGACGAGCGGTTCGATTCCCGGCGTGGCGCGGTTCACGCTGGACCTGAGGCATCCGGAGGACGCGGTGAGGGCGGAGTTTCTGGAGAAGCTGCGGGCGCGTTGTTCCGCGATCGTGACACAGCGCGGGCTGAAACTCGAATGGCGGGTGGTGCTCGATCACGATGGCGTGAGTTGTGATGTGGAGCTGGGCAGACGTTTGACGGGGGCTTTGACCGCCGCCATCGGCTCGGCACCGCATCTGGCCAGCGGAGCGGGACACGATGGCGTGGTGATGTCCCGCGTGGCTCCGGTCTCCATGCTTTTCGTCCGTTGTCGCGATGGTCTCAGCCATCATCCCGACGAGTTCGTGAAGGATCAGGACGTCGCGGCGGCGATCGAGGTAGTGTTCCGGTTCCTCAAGTCGTTCCTCGTGGGAGGATGA
- a CDS encoding beta strand repeat-containing protein — translation MKPKRPLIGGLVKGASLRFVVTLAPLLAASPALAQNLLPVDSDTTLHSSASYDGYDPLDPLLYIPTAPHFESNGQRDAVLVTHGATLTLGAGAALSVRNDDNLTAFMRVGAYGSNGTLLIGSDSSLTIGQASRYANLQIGQGTGTTGTVTQTGGTATVLGSMNVGVNGGTGSYTISGGSLTIDNADDAGHTSLVSIGFNNSAGGISNGTFNLNGGLVELKAHLVETSPGVFENGSTGLIIGNRTDVALASYGGGASGSGNGVFNQTAGTLRVGAGTGFYLSGFGNGAYNFTGGTLEIGGTSLQARYGGGAATGTYDFNFAGGTIKVTGSDLDTSVDADLGVNAVSTIDTNGLNATWRGNLTGTGLHQIGQGGSALVKAGDGALTFTGASRVLDTFAVTGGTARQTAGDTSAVEFMAGTGAGNTGAYVMDGGTLTINASTNSGGGAVAGSFRVGDYGGTGTFTQNAGTVALTANSALNIGNQGGTGTYNLNGGTLTLGGGNNVIGRSTVGNPASTGVMNVSGGRLEITTNSALIIGNNISGGPAGSGALVQTGGTVHVDAGSSLYVSGFGPGSYSLNGGTLEVGGNGLKARYNNTTSSYAFNLGGGTIKVTGSDLTSAVDANLTAGTSSKIDTSGLNATWSGSLTGSGLHQVDFGGSSLEKTGAGTLAFTGAARTFDTFSVTGGTARQAAGATTAVEFMAGTGAGNTGAYVMDGGSLTINPSTRADNTTAVAGSFRVGDFGATGTFTQNGGTVSVVENGALNIGNQGGTGTYQLNNGTLNLSGGINVLGRSTVGKPASTGTLNIAGGVLNLTDNSSLIVGNNDPAAAAGTGTVYQSGGTFHVDAGSKLFVAGFGAGTYHLDGGTLEIGGNSLRARYNNTTSGSSFNLGGGTVKVTGSDLNTDVVGNLKASTNSTVNTNGLNATFAGFTGTGTLTKTGAGTLTSDGAASVGGLNIQQGTFRANQTLTIGSGGLTIANGAHLVANTTIESLPGAVMHVSGVLNGSGTLNVATIIQSGGTYGPGNSPGEMTIGADFTIEAGATFAWELADNSTSGPGTTFDMTTVTAGNFSLEDGSIFNIALSGTANYADSFWNTDQSWVVVDNTGTGTLDLGDVILQADSASAGRGHFDLVNTGSTLTLNWTAVPEPTSALLLLSAVPLLVRRRRG, via the coding sequence ATGAAACCGAAACGCCCGCTCATCGGGGGCCTCGTGAAAGGCGCGTCCTTGCGCTTTGTTGTCACGCTGGCTCCCCTGCTTGCCGCCTCTCCGGCGCTCGCGCAAAACCTGCTGCCCGTCGATAGCGACACGACGCTCCATTCGTCCGCCAGTTACGATGGCTATGACCCGCTGGATCCTTTGCTTTATATTCCGACCGCTCCCCATTTCGAGAGCAACGGCCAACGCGACGCGGTCCTCGTGACCCATGGCGCGACGCTCACGCTGGGGGCGGGGGCCGCGCTTTCCGTGAGGAACGATGACAATCTGACGGCTTTCATGCGCGTGGGCGCATATGGTTCCAACGGCACACTGCTGATCGGCAGCGATTCCAGCCTGACCATCGGCCAGGCCAGCCGCTACGCGAATCTCCAGATCGGCCAAGGCACCGGCACCACCGGTACGGTCACGCAGACCGGCGGCACGGCGACGGTGCTAGGCTCGATGAACGTGGGTGTCAACGGCGGCACCGGCTCCTATACGATCAGCGGCGGCTCGCTGACGATCGATAACGCGGACGATGCAGGCCACACCAGCCTGGTCAGCATCGGCTTCAACAACAGTGCCGGCGGCATCTCCAATGGCACTTTCAATCTGAATGGCGGCCTGGTCGAACTGAAGGCGCATCTGGTGGAGACCTCCCCGGGCGTGTTTGAAAACGGCAGCACCGGTCTGATCATCGGGAACCGTACCGATGTGGCGCTCGCGTCCTATGGCGGCGGTGCGTCCGGCAGCGGCAACGGTGTCTTCAACCAGACCGCGGGCACGCTGCGGGTGGGTGCGGGGACCGGCTTCTACCTCTCCGGCTTCGGCAACGGTGCCTACAATTTCACCGGCGGCACGCTGGAGATCGGCGGTACTTCGCTGCAGGCCAGATATGGCGGCGGCGCGGCTACCGGCACCTACGACTTCAATTTCGCGGGCGGCACCATCAAGGTGACCGGCAGTGATCTCGATACCTCCGTCGATGCCGATCTAGGGGTGAACGCGGTATCCACCATCGATACCAACGGCCTCAACGCGACATGGCGTGGCAATCTCACCGGCACCGGACTGCACCAGATCGGGCAGGGTGGCAGTGCGCTGGTGAAGGCGGGCGATGGCGCGCTGACTTTCACGGGAGCGAGCCGCGTGCTCGACACCTTCGCCGTGACGGGTGGCACGGCCCGCCAGACGGCAGGAGACACCAGTGCCGTAGAGTTCATGGCGGGTACCGGCGCGGGCAATACCGGTGCCTACGTGATGGACGGCGGTACGCTCACCATCAATGCGTCCACGAATTCCGGCGGCGGTGCTGTGGCGGGTTCGTTCCGTGTCGGTGATTACGGCGGCACCGGTACCTTCACGCAGAACGCGGGCACGGTCGCGCTCACGGCAAACAGCGCGTTGAACATCGGCAACCAGGGCGGCACCGGCACCTACAATCTCAATGGGGGTACGCTCACTTTGGGCGGTGGCAACAATGTCATCGGTCGCTCGACAGTGGGGAATCCGGCCAGCACCGGCGTGATGAATGTCAGCGGCGGACGATTGGAGATCACCACCAACAGCGCGCTGATCATCGGCAACAACATCTCCGGCGGACCTGCGGGCAGCGGAGCGCTGGTGCAGACCGGCGGCACCGTGCATGTCGATGCGGGTTCCTCGCTCTATGTGTCCGGCTTCGGCCCCGGCAGCTACAGCCTGAATGGCGGCACGCTGGAAGTGGGCGGAAACGGTCTCAAGGCCCGCTACAACAACACCACGTCCAGCTACGCCTTCAATCTCGGCGGCGGCACCATCAAGGTGACCGGCAGCGACCTGACCAGCGCGGTGGATGCGAATCTCACGGCTGGCACCAGCTCGAAGATCGATACAAGCGGTCTCAACGCCACCTGGAGCGGGAGTCTCACAGGTTCCGGTCTGCATCAGGTGGATTTCGGCGGTAGTTCGCTGGAAAAGACCGGCGCGGGCACGCTGGCGTTCACGGGTGCGGCCCGGACGTTCGATACCTTTTCCGTGACCGGAGGCACCGCGCGCCAGGCCGCGGGGGCTACCACCGCCGTCGAGTTCATGGCGGGCACCGGTGCGGGTAATACAGGAGCCTATGTGATGGATGGCGGTTCGCTGACCATCAATCCCTCCACCCGTGCGGACAACACCACGGCGGTGGCGGGCTCTTTCCGCGTGGGCGACTTTGGCGCGACCGGCACCTTCACCCAGAATGGCGGCACCGTCAGCGTGGTGGAAAACGGCGCGTTGAACATCGGCAACCAGGGCGGCACCGGCACCTATCAGCTCAACAATGGCACGCTCAACCTCTCCGGCGGCATCAACGTCCTCGGACGTTCCACGGTTGGAAAACCCGCCAGTACCGGCACGCTCAATATCGCGGGCGGGGTGTTGAATCTGACCGACAACAGCTCCCTGATCGTGGGCAACAACGATCCCGCCGCAGCCGCGGGAACAGGCACGGTGTACCAGAGCGGCGGCACGTTCCATGTGGACGCCGGTTCGAAGCTGTTCGTGGCGGGATTCGGCGCGGGAACCTACCATCTCGATGGCGGCACGTTGGAAATCGGCGGAAACAGCCTGCGCGCCCGCTACAACAACACCACGTCCGGTTCGTCCTTCAACCTGGGCGGTGGCACGGTGAAAGTGACCGGCAGCGATCTCAACACCGATGTGGTGGGGAACCTGAAGGCGTCCACGAACTCGACGGTGAACACCAACGGCCTGAACGCCACCTTCGCAGGCTTCACCGGCACCGGCACGCTGACCAAGACCGGAGCGGGCACGCTGACCAGCGATGGTGCGGCGAGCGTCGGCGGACTGAACATCCAGCAAGGAACGTTCCGTGCGAACCAGACGCTCACGATCGGCAGTGGCGGCCTCACCATCGCCAACGGCGCGCACCTGGTGGCGAACACCACCATCGAAAGCCTGCCCGGTGCGGTCATGCACGTCAGCGGTGTGCTCAATGGTTCCGGCACGCTCAATGTGGCGACCATCATCCAGAGCGGCGGCACCTACGGGCCGGGCAACAGTCCGGGGGAGATGACCATCGGCGCGGACTTCACGATCGAGGCCGGTGCGACCTTTGCCTGGGAACTGGCGGACAATTCCACCAGCGGACCGGGCACCACATTTGACATGACCACCGTGACGGCGGGCAACTTCTCATTGGAAGACGGCTCGATCTTCAACATCGCGCTCAGCGGTACCGCGAACTACGCCGATTCCTTCTGGAACACCGACCAGAGCTGGGTGGTGGTGGACAACACCGGCACCGGCACGCTGGATCTGGGAGACGTGATCCTGCAGGCGGATTCCGCATCGGCGGGGCGCGGTCACTTCGACCTCGTGAACACGGGCTCCACGCTGACGTTGAATTGGACCGCGGTGCCTGAGCCGACATCCGCGCTTTTGTTGCTCTCGGCGGTGCCGTTGCTGGTACGCCGCCGGCGTGGCTGA